The genomic segment CGCCTGCCGCCGCCCGGGCCATCGAGCGCGCCCGCGGCGCCGGCCGCCGCATCGTCGCCGTGGGCACCACCACCGTCCGCACTCTCGAGTACGCCGCGGCGCAGTCGCCCGAGGGCCGCATCGCCCCCATGACCGGCGCCTCCGACCTCTTCATCTATCCCGGCTTCCAGTTCCGCGTGGTGGGCGCTCTGCTCACCAACTTCCACCTGCCGCAGTCCACGCTGCTTATGCTGGTGGCCGCCTTCGCCGGACGCGAGCGCGTCCTCGCCGCCTACCAGCACTCCGTCCAGGAGCGCTACCGCTT from the Terriglobales bacterium genome contains:
- a CDS encoding S-adenosylmethionine:tRNA ribosyltransferase-isomerase; translation: PAAARAIERARGAGRRIVAVGTTTVRTLEYAAAQSPEGRIAPMTGASDLFIYPGFQFRVVGALLTNFHLPQSTLLMLVAAFAGRERVLAAYQHSVQERYRFYSYGDCMLIE